One part of the Anaerolineales bacterium genome encodes these proteins:
- the chrA gene encoding chromate efflux transporter — MRELALLCLQLGLTAFGGPAAHIAMLRDEVVTRRGWLNQQHFLDLLGATNLIPGPNSTEMVLHVGYLRRGWPGLLVAGLCFISPAALAVLALAWLYQSYGSLPQAAWLLYGVKPVVIVLILHALWLLGRTAARSLWLAAVGAGVFALYLLGLNEIALLFGAALLVTLVANAGRRLPPAAALLLPLGMLPTAPITLSGLFWVFLKIGTVLYGSGYVLFAFMQAEFVTRLGWLTQQQLIDAIAVGQLTPGPLFTSATFVGYLLGGLPGSLLATVGIFLPSFILVGLTARWLPRLRQSAWAAAFLDGVNIASVGLMAGVAWQLGAAALIDLPTIGIAVLTAVLLRYKVNSAWLVLGGALAGLLVFLF, encoded by the coding sequence ATGCGTGAACTTGCGCTGTTGTGCCTGCAGCTCGGCCTCACCGCCTTCGGCGGCCCAGCCGCCCATATCGCCATGCTGCGTGACGAAGTCGTCACGCGCCGCGGTTGGCTCAACCAACAGCATTTCCTCGATCTGCTCGGCGCCACCAATCTGATCCCTGGCCCCAACTCCACTGAAATGGTTCTGCATGTCGGCTACCTGCGCCGTGGCTGGCCAGGGCTGCTGGTGGCCGGCCTCTGCTTCATCAGCCCGGCCGCACTGGCCGTGCTGGCCCTGGCCTGGCTCTACCAGTCTTACGGCAGCCTGCCGCAGGCCGCCTGGTTGCTCTACGGCGTCAAGCCGGTCGTGATCGTGCTCATTCTGCACGCTTTGTGGCTGCTGGGTCGCACGGCGGCCCGCAGCCTGTGGCTGGCCGCCGTGGGGGCGGGCGTGTTCGCCCTCTATCTCTTGGGCCTCAACGAGATCGCCTTGCTGTTTGGCGCGGCGTTGCTGGTCACGCTTGTTGCCAACGCTGGTCGCCGCCTGCCGCCGGCCGCGGCGTTGCTGCTGCCGCTGGGCATGCTACCCACCGCGCCCATTACACTCTCCGGCCTGTTCTGGGTCTTTCTCAAAATTGGCACGGTGCTGTATGGCAGCGGCTATGTGCTCTTCGCTTTCATGCAGGCTGAGTTCGTCACTCGCTTGGGCTGGCTTACGCAGCAACAGCTTATAGACGCCATCGCCGTGGGCCAGCTGACGCCCGGCCCGCTGTTCACCTCCGCCACCTTCGTAGGCTATCTGCTGGGCGGGCTGCCTGGCAGCCTGCTGGCCACCGTCGGCATCTTCCTGCCCTCGTTCATTCTCGTAGGCTTGACCGCCCGCTGGCTGCCACGGCTGCGCCAGTCTGCCTGGGCCGCCGCCTTCCTGGATGGCGTCAACATCGCCTCGGTTGGCCTGATGGCAGGTGTGGCTTGGCAGCTGGGCGCCGCCGCGTTGATCGACCTGCCCACGATCGGGATCGCCGTGCTGACGGCTGTGCTATTGCGCTATAAGGTGAATTCCGCCTGGCTGGTGCTTGGCGGAGCGTTGGCAGGGCTATTGGTTTTCTTGTTTTAA
- the rimO gene encoding 30S ribosomal protein S12 methylthiotransferase RimO, translating to MTDKNFHLVSLGCAKNTVDSESMAQLLQREGYRPSLVADNAEVLIVNTCGFIGPAKEESYQALSDLAANKRGDQWLIAAGCLSQRYGAEVIERVPGVDALLGTRRWMDVLQLIDKLRRRTSPEPLYHLPDEAITVGRDEQDVLRIFKQGYSAYLKIADGCRRPCAFCAIPLIKGTLVSRPLDSILAEARALQAAGVREINLIAQDSTDWGHELGMKDGLASLLEALVHEVPHVDWIRILYNFPGSVTDRQIETMAAHKQLIPYLDMPLQHAHPATLKRMRRPANMDWVHRTLEKMRNKLPGLALRSTFIVGYPGETDEEFQALMDFIEEIRFDRVGVFTFSYEPGTSSEPLGDPIPEDVKEARKAQVMEAQQRISLENNQALVGETIDVLIEGTGEVDGSDEPIAVGRSYRDAPEIDGLVFVEGGAPVGEIVPVRITGAMPYDLSGTVDVSRNVITLEGLEIRE from the coding sequence ATGACCGATAAGAACTTTCATCTGGTGTCTTTAGGCTGCGCCAAGAACACTGTCGATTCCGAATCGATGGCGCAATTGCTGCAGCGCGAGGGTTACCGGCCCAGCCTTGTGGCAGACAACGCCGAAGTGTTGATCGTCAACACCTGCGGCTTTATTGGGCCAGCCAAAGAAGAGTCGTACCAGGCGCTCAGCGATCTGGCCGCCAACAAACGCGGCGACCAATGGTTGATCGCCGCCGGCTGCCTGAGCCAGCGCTATGGCGCTGAAGTCATCGAGCGCGTGCCCGGGGTGGATGCGTTGCTGGGCACACGGCGCTGGATGGACGTCCTGCAACTCATCGATAAGCTGCGCCGCCGCACCAGCCCTGAGCCGCTGTACCACCTGCCGGATGAAGCCATCACCGTTGGCCGTGACGAGCAGGACGTTTTGCGTATTTTCAAGCAAGGCTATAGCGCCTATTTGAAGATCGCCGACGGCTGCCGGCGCCCGTGCGCGTTCTGCGCTATCCCACTCATCAAGGGCACGCTGGTCAGCCGCCCGCTCGACAGTATTTTGGCTGAAGCGCGCGCCCTGCAGGCGGCCGGTGTGCGCGAGATCAACCTGATCGCCCAGGACAGCACCGATTGGGGCCACGAGCTGGGCATGAAAGACGGGCTGGCCAGCCTGCTCGAAGCGCTGGTGCATGAAGTGCCCCATGTGGATTGGATCCGCATTCTGTACAACTTCCCCGGTTCTGTGACCGACCGCCAGATCGAAACGATGGCAGCCCACAAGCAGCTGATCCCCTACCTGGATATGCCATTGCAGCACGCCCACCCCGCCACGCTCAAGCGCATGCGCCGCCCGGCCAATATGGACTGGGTGCACCGTACGTTGGAGAAGATGCGCAACAAACTGCCGGGGCTGGCGCTGCGCTCCACCTTTATTGTGGGCTACCCGGGCGAGACCGACGAAGAGTTCCAGGCCTTGATGGACTTTATTGAAGAGATCCGCTTTGACCGTGTGGGCGTGTTCACTTTCTCCTATGAGCCAGGCACCAGCAGCGAACCGCTGGGCGACCCCATCCCGGAGGACGTCAAAGAAGCCCGCAAGGCGCAGGTCATGGAAGCGCAGCAGCGCATCTCGCTGGAGAACAACCAGGCCCTGGTAGGCGAGACGATTGACGTGCTGATCGAAGGCACGGGCGAGGTGGACGGCAGCGACGAGCCGATCGCGGTCGGCCGCAGCTACCGCGATGCTCCGGAGATCGACGGGCTGGTGTTCGTGGAAGGCGGCGCGCCGGTGGGCGAGATCGTACCGGTGCGTATTACCGGCGCCATGCCGTACGACCTGAGCGGCACGGTAGATGTGAGCCGCAATGTGATCACCCTGGAAGGGTTGGAGATCAGAGAGTAG
- a CDS encoding DUF4115 domain-containing protein has product MTPQNVGRALSEQRQQRGITLERASEATHIRKHYLQALEEGNFGALPSAAQVRGFLRAYAGYLELDPDAVMGLLKQQPAAAPAEPSAPEAAADEAAPSEAPPPVALAEPAQQTALEPADDYAAIGVQLRARREKTELTLDEVEQNTHIPRHYLQRLERGDFESFPSPTQARGMLGNYAEFLGLESEALLLQYAEALQSRFQQRAAAAPKPKPKAARLALPPLKFRLPDWAQPLLTRDIAFGALAGVFLLAFITFSIGRVLDTRAAQNIEPTAPPLGSLVLPTGTPDPSAVASGGESINLLGSPTPSATAGLLGATTVEAGTTGNINLRLLALQRVWMRITADGQVQFEGRTTPGQNYSYSANGQILLLTGNGAGLRAFLNEQDLGIVGLFGEVVNVIFNAQGAATPTPSPTPTTDPAVLTATAEATPSPQPTSTPEP; this is encoded by the coding sequence ATGACCCCACAGAATGTCGGCCGCGCCCTGAGCGAACAACGCCAACAGCGCGGCATCACGCTCGAAAGAGCATCTGAAGCCACCCACATCCGCAAGCACTATTTGCAGGCGTTGGAAGAAGGCAACTTTGGCGCCCTGCCCTCGGCTGCGCAAGTGCGCGGCTTTCTGCGCGCCTATGCCGGCTACCTGGAGCTGGACCCGGATGCGGTGATGGGCTTGCTGAAGCAGCAACCGGCCGCCGCCCCGGCGGAGCCATCCGCACCTGAGGCTGCGGCAGACGAAGCAGCGCCTAGCGAGGCTCCGCCCCCGGTTGCGCTGGCAGAACCTGCCCAGCAAACTGCGCTGGAACCGGCCGATGATTACGCCGCCATCGGGGTTCAGCTGCGCGCCCGCCGCGAGAAGACCGAGCTGACCCTGGACGAGGTGGAGCAAAACACACACATCCCGCGGCATTATTTGCAGCGCCTGGAGCGCGGCGATTTTGAAAGCTTCCCCTCCCCCACGCAGGCGCGCGGCATGTTGGGCAATTACGCCGAGTTCCTGGGGCTGGAGAGCGAAGCGCTGCTGCTGCAATATGCTGAAGCGCTGCAATCGCGCTTTCAGCAGCGGGCGGCCGCGGCCCCCAAACCCAAGCCGAAGGCCGCCCGCCTTGCCCTGCCCCCGCTCAAATTCCGCCTGCCTGACTGGGCGCAGCCGCTGCTCACCCGCGATATTGCCTTTGGTGCCCTGGCGGGCGTGTTCCTGCTGGCCTTCATCACCTTCAGCATCGGCCGCGTGCTGGACACGCGGGCCGCCCAGAACATTGAGCCCACCGCGCCGCCGCTGGGCAGCCTGGTGCTGCCGACCGGCACGCCAGACCCTTCGGCTGTGGCCAGCGGCGGCGAATCGATCAACCTGCTGGGCAGCCCCACCCCCAGCGCCACCGCCGGCCTGCTGGGCGCCACAACGGTGGAAGCCGGCACGACCGGCAACATCAATCTTCGCCTACTTGCGCTGCAGCGGGTATGGATGCGCATTACGGCTGACGGCCAGGTGCAGTTCGAGGGGCGCACCACACCCGGCCAGAATTATTCTTACAGCGCCAACGGCCAGATCCTGCTACTAACCGGCAACGGGGCTGGCCTGCGCGCGTTTCTCAATGAGCAGGACCTTGGCATCGTAGGCCTGTTTGGCGAAGTGGTCAACGTGATCTTTAACGCCCAAGGCGCGGCGACGCCCACACCATCACCCACACCGACGACCGATCCGGCCGTGCTGACCGCCACCGCAGAAGCGACACCCAGCCCGCAGCCCACCAGCACGCCTGAGCCATAG
- the rplI gene encoding 50S ribosomal protein L9, with amino-acid sequence MQVLLLQDVHKLGRAGQIKKVANGYGRNYLIPQGLAIPATANAIKMAEKIAANADKQRSTRNAEAEALAAKMQGMQLLFPARAGETGKLYGSITTQLIAEQLGEKLGVTFDRRQIDVQPLRLLGMHKVAVRLTLDVIPEFDAVVYREGENPENYMVAASELAASAESNQPKPVEEVLEPMAEELAAEAEVVEAEAEAAADEPAAE; translated from the coding sequence ATGCAAGTTTTACTGTTACAAGATGTACACAAGCTGGGCCGCGCCGGCCAGATCAAGAAAGTTGCCAATGGCTACGGCCGCAACTACCTGATCCCGCAGGGCCTGGCGATCCCCGCCACCGCTAACGCCATCAAGATGGCCGAGAAGATCGCTGCTAACGCTGACAAGCAGCGCAGCACTCGCAATGCCGAAGCCGAAGCTTTGGCGGCCAAGATGCAGGGCATGCAGTTACTGTTCCCGGCCCGCGCCGGCGAGACCGGCAAGCTGTACGGCTCCATCACCACCCAGCTCATCGCTGAGCAGCTGGGTGAGAAACTGGGCGTGACCTTTGACCGCCGCCAGATCGATGTGCAGCCCCTGCGCCTGCTGGGTATGCACAAGGTGGCCGTGCGCCTGACCCTGGACGTGATCCCGGAGTTTGACGCGGTGGTGTACCGTGAAGGTGAGAACCCGGAGAACTACATGGTGGCCGCCAGCGAACTGGCCGCTTCTGCCGAATCCAACCAGCCGAAGCCGGTTGAAGAGGTTCTGGAGCCCATGGCCGAGGAGCTGGCTGCTGAGGCCGAAGTTGTTGAGGCGGAAGCCGAAGCAGCGGCCGACGAGCCTGCGGCCGAGTAA
- a CDS encoding DUF389 domain-containing protein, with product MTLPPNQTQPEDDPQLPAARRRHARRSLFGPLGVDERSLALEALARKTTPTFDFFLYSLLAGGVISLGLMFDSPLLLVLGALLAPLMAPAVGIMLGTALGSSKHFGRNLSALLLAGAFVFAGGAVAGIFNGAVADSNSAAGLHALLSWTGLLAMAAAGALTAASLIREHNASAASLLLSYGLYVPLAVAGFGLSSGQLHLWPHGLVVFAIHLAVATLSGAAALAAIGFRPPAWYGYSFSAAVLLAGVLLFIGFTGAGAAFGARIGLPTLTPSATLTASITPTPSITPTPEPSATPSRTPTRTPTLTPSPTATPQLAVINAQGSGAFIREEPAGLAITTILNGQVVELLPEPPQEAGGQLWLHVRLQGRDLTGWILQSLLATATPQP from the coding sequence ATGACCCTGCCCCCAAACCAAACACAGCCCGAAGACGACCCGCAGTTGCCCGCCGCCCGCCGGCGGCATGCGCGGCGCAGCTTGTTTGGCCCCTTAGGTGTAGACGAGCGCAGCCTGGCGCTGGAAGCGCTGGCGCGCAAGACCACGCCCACCTTTGACTTCTTCCTTTACTCGCTGCTGGCTGGCGGCGTCATCAGCCTGGGCCTCATGTTCGATTCGCCGTTGTTGCTGGTGCTGGGTGCGCTGTTGGCGCCGTTGATGGCGCCAGCCGTGGGCATTATGCTGGGCACCGCGCTCGGCTCCAGCAAGCATTTTGGGCGCAACCTCAGCGCCCTGCTTCTGGCGGGTGCGTTCGTGTTCGCCGGCGGCGCAGTGGCCGGCATTTTTAACGGCGCGGTCGCGGACAGCAACAGCGCAGCCGGCCTGCACGCCTTGCTGAGCTGGACCGGCTTGCTGGCGATGGCCGCGGCCGGGGCGCTGACCGCCGCCTCGCTGATACGCGAGCACAACGCCAGCGCGGCCAGCCTGCTGCTGAGCTATGGCCTGTATGTGCCGCTGGCAGTGGCCGGCTTCGGCCTCAGCAGCGGGCAACTGCACCTGTGGCCGCACGGCCTTGTGGTGTTCGCCATTCACCTGGCGGTGGCCACGCTGAGCGGCGCGGCTGCATTGGCGGCGATCGGCTTTCGCCCGCCAGCCTGGTATGGCTACTCGTTCAGCGCGGCCGTGCTGTTGGCCGGCGTGCTGTTGTTCATTGGCTTTACTGGTGCGGGCGCGGCCTTTGGGGCGCGGATTGGCCTGCCCACGCTGACGCCGAGCGCCACCCTGACCGCCAGCATTACGCCGACGCCTTCGATCACGCCCACGCCGGAACCAAGCGCGACACCCTCACGTACACCTACGCGCACGCCCACCCTCACCCCCAGCCCTACGGCAACGCCGCAGCTGGCGGTGATCAATGCGCAGGGCAGCGGCGCCTTCATCCGTGAGGAACCAGCTGGCCTGGCGATCACAACCATTCTCAACGGGCAGGTGGTGGAGCTGCTGCCCGAGCCGCCGCAGGAGGCAGGCGGGCAGCTGTGGCTGCACGTGCGCCTGCAGGGGCGCGATCTGACCGGCTGGATCCTGCAAAGCCTGCTGGCCACCGCCACTCCTCAACCCTAG
- a CDS encoding BMP family ABC transporter substrate-binding protein, protein MNKKHYSLFGLLLAAALVLAACGGTAPGAADFKACQVTDTGGIDDASFNQTAWAGVEQAVDELGIEGAFVESNEQADYEPNINAMIDQGCDLIITVGFLMGDATAAAAAANPDQAFGIIDVDYLDFPNLTGHAFATDEAAFLAGYHAAASTQTGVVGTFGGINIPPVTVFMDGFWYGVQYYNQEHGTNVQVLGWDPAVQDGLFTGNFDSLDDGRAFAESLMDEGADIIMPVAGPVGLGSAAAIQERGNAWLIGVDSDWTQTAPEYAGIILNSVLKNMDATVFQHIQAAVNGESAGSLILGTLENGGVGVAASFDNMQALIDGIVAGDIQTAP, encoded by the coding sequence ATGAATAAGAAGCATTATTCCTTGTTTGGCCTGCTTCTGGCGGCTGCGCTTGTTTTGGCTGCCTGCGGTGGGACGGCGCCCGGCGCGGCCGACTTCAAGGCCTGCCAGGTTACCGACACGGGTGGCATTGATGATGCCTCCTTCAACCAGACCGCTTGGGCTGGTGTGGAACAGGCCGTGGATGAACTTGGTATCGAAGGCGCCTTCGTTGAATCCAACGAACAGGCTGACTACGAGCCCAACATCAACGCCATGATTGACCAGGGTTGTGACCTGATCATCACCGTAGGTTTCCTGATGGGCGATGCCACCGCGGCTGCGGCGGCTGCTAATCCGGACCAGGCCTTCGGCATCATCGATGTCGACTACCTGGACTTCCCCAACCTGACCGGTCACGCCTTCGCCACTGACGAGGCTGCTTTCCTGGCTGGTTACCACGCGGCTGCTAGCACCCAGACCGGCGTCGTGGGCACCTTCGGCGGCATCAACATCCCGCCCGTGACTGTGTTCATGGACGGCTTCTGGTATGGCGTGCAGTACTACAACCAGGAGCACGGCACCAATGTCCAAGTGCTCGGTTGGGACCCCGCTGTACAGGATGGTCTGTTCACTGGCAACTTCGACTCCCTGGATGACGGTCGTGCTTTTGCTGAGAGCCTGATGGACGAAGGCGCCGACATCATCATGCCGGTGGCTGGCCCTGTTGGCCTCGGTTCCGCTGCGGCCATTCAGGAGCGCGGCAACGCCTGGCTGATCGGTGTTGACAGCGACTGGACCCAGACTGCTCCGGAATACGCTGGCATCATCCTGAACTCCGTGCTGAAGAACATGGACGCAACCGTCTTCCAGCACATTCAGGCGGCTGTCAACGGTGAGAGCGCCGGTTCCCTGATCCTCGGTACTCTGGAGAACGGTGGTGTTGGCGTAGCGGCGAGCTTCGACAACATGCAGGCTCTGATCGACGGCATCGTTGCCGGCGACATTCAGACCGCTCCGTAA
- a CDS encoding ABC transporter ATP-binding protein: MPPVLELKKITKRFPGVLANDQIDLTLERGEIHALLGENGAGKTTLMNILYGLYQPDEGEIFINGQQVQVHSPTDAIDAGVGMVHQHFMLIPVFTVTENVMLGSESLKLGGVLDRRTAADRIREISSAYGLEVNPDDYIRDLPVGGQQRVEIIKLLYREADILILDEPTAVLTPQEADELFKIMHSLTERGKSIIFITHKLREVLEIADRITVIRRGKVVGSTTPKEADQSKLAAMMVGREVDLSVHKRAATPGADVLEVQNLKVGDDRGHIAVDDVSFTVRAGEVLGVAGVQGNGQTELVEALTGLRPALDGSVRLLNEDITKANPRRITELGTAHIPEDRQRDGLVLNFPVADNLVLNTYYQKPFSKGAVLQQATIAEVAEERVSSFDIRTPSVETSAGSLSGGNQQKVIVARELSRPVKLVVASQPTRGLDVGSIEYIHGRLIESRDNGGAVLLVSSELDEIMQLSDRIAVIYRGKIVDVLPSKDASKEKVGLLMAGVVGGRAAGAKPKPKAKTKAKSKAKAKPAARKTTPKNKASRASKTTRRRKDS; this comes from the coding sequence ATGCCCCCCGTCCTTGAGCTAAAAAAAATTACCAAGCGTTTCCCCGGTGTGTTGGCGAACGACCAGATCGATCTTACGCTTGAGCGCGGTGAGATCCACGCCTTGCTGGGCGAAAACGGCGCCGGCAAGACCACCCTCATGAATATCCTCTATGGCCTGTACCAACCTGATGAAGGCGAGATCTTCATCAATGGTCAGCAGGTCCAGGTGCACTCCCCTACAGATGCTATTGACGCTGGGGTGGGTATGGTGCACCAGCACTTCATGCTGATCCCTGTGTTCACCGTAACCGAGAATGTAATGTTGGGCTCTGAGAGCCTGAAGCTGGGCGGGGTGCTTGACCGCCGCACGGCCGCCGACCGCATCCGCGAGATCTCCAGCGCCTATGGGCTGGAAGTCAATCCCGATGACTATATACGTGACCTCCCTGTGGGCGGCCAGCAGCGCGTCGAGATCATCAAGCTGCTCTATCGCGAAGCCGATATCCTGATTTTGGATGAGCCCACCGCGGTGCTGACCCCGCAGGAAGCAGATGAGTTGTTCAAGATCATGCATTCGCTCACTGAACGGGGCAAGTCCATCATTTTCATCACCCATAAGCTGCGCGAAGTGCTTGAGATCGCCGACCGCATCACCGTCATCCGCCGTGGCAAAGTAGTCGGCTCCACCACCCCCAAAGAAGCTGATCAGAGCAAGCTGGCCGCCATGATGGTGGGGCGCGAAGTGGACCTTAGCGTGCACAAACGCGCTGCCACGCCTGGAGCCGATGTACTCGAAGTGCAGAACCTCAAAGTGGGCGACGACCGCGGCCACATTGCCGTGGACGATGTGAGCTTTACGGTGCGCGCCGGAGAAGTGCTGGGCGTTGCCGGCGTGCAAGGCAATGGCCAGACCGAGCTGGTCGAGGCGCTTACCGGCCTGCGCCCTGCTTTGGACGGTAGCGTACGCTTGCTGAACGAAGACATCACCAAGGCCAACCCGCGGCGCATCACTGAGCTGGGCACGGCCCACATCCCTGAAGACCGCCAGCGGGATGGCTTGGTGCTTAACTTCCCCGTGGCCGACAACCTCGTGCTTAATACCTATTACCAGAAGCCTTTTTCCAAAGGTGCAGTGTTGCAACAGGCCACCATTGCCGAGGTGGCCGAAGAGCGCGTTAGCAGCTTTGATATTCGCACTCCAAGTGTAGAGACCAGTGCCGGCTCGCTTTCCGGCGGAAACCAGCAGAAAGTCATCGTCGCACGTGAGCTCTCTCGCCCGGTCAAGCTGGTGGTTGCTTCCCAGCCCACTCGCGGCCTGGATGTGGGCTCTATTGAATATATTCACGGCCGCCTCATCGAAAGCCGCGACAACGGGGGCGCGGTGCTGCTGGTCTCCTCTGAATTGGATGAGATCATGCAGCTCTCTGACCGCATTGCGGTAATTTACCGCGGCAAGATCGTGGATGTGCTGCCCTCCAAGGACGCCAGCAAGGAAAAAGTTGGCTTGTTGATGGCTGGCGTAGTGGGCGGGCGGGCAGCTGGCGCCAAACCTAAGCCCAAGGCAAAGACCAAAGCCAAGTCGAAAGCGAAAGCCAAGCCGGCCGCCAGGAAAACCACGCCGAAAAATAAAGCATCCCGCGCTTCCAAAACTACGCGCCGCCGTAAGGACTCCTAA